Genomic DNA from Oryza sativa Japonica Group chromosome 5, ASM3414082v1:
AGAGAGAGAATAGAATACTGTAATTATTAACGGGGCAGGGAGGCCAAGGGGAGATCTCAATCTGAGACGGTCACCTGTTGAAGTTAGACAGTATATTACCCGTTTTCTTTTTTCCCACGCTCCCCTCTAATCCTATTTTTTTTACGACACTGCCACTACGTTTTTTTAATCCGTCCCATTTCCTTTTTATCACAAAATTGCATAAACTGCCTCAACTTTAATCATCCTTGTTTTGATATTCTACCTCGAAACCTATTTATATTGCAAAAACCAACACTGTCGCTTTGAAAATTGCTCATTCCCAAGCTAGATCGTGCTCATCTAGTGTGATTGCGTGATAAGTCCAACTCAAACTTGTTCTTAGCCAAAGATTAGTGCTACTTCCATCTCATCTCGTGACAAACAAGTCTCTCACCCAACCTAGAGTCGAGGAATAGCCCAAGAATAAACTCAAGTCGGACTCAGCTCGTAGCCACACTAGAAGAGCCTGACTTACATGATATATATGGTCAGCAACGAATACGCATCACAAGAAAAAAAGGGTCGAATCAACTACTCCCGTGTGTGAGGGAGAAATGTAGGGGAATATAGTATAAGGCCCTGTGTACTTCAAGGGGGTGAAAatttttagcgtgtcacatcagatatatggatacacatttgaactattaaacgtagtctaataacaaaataaattacatattccgcatgtaaactacgagacaaatttattaagcctaattaatccatcattagcaaatgtttactgtagcaccatatttgtCAAATCATGGCCCAATTAGGCtttaaagattcatctcgcattttacacgcaatctgtgtaattaattttttttgtctatatttaatactccatacatatgtctaaacatttgatgtgatatggtgaaaagtttttcgtgggaactaaacatggcctaagttTGTATATGCAATGTACTATAAGAACATTGTTTGAGCCCGTAATTTTAGAAGTATAGAGCAAATAATCCACGTCAATAATACGTTGAATAAGCAGAAAAGATCACGTGTGTTATTTTCATAgttgatagtttttttttactatccTTTTATTCATGTCCAAGCACCTTTGGTTACTCACTCTAGACTGTTCTATTATTCCGCGTGAGACAGGGATTAGAAGGGATTGAGTAGGATTAATTCCGCACCTTAATCCCGATGGGATTAACCAAAGAAGGCCTTAGGATAAGTTTAGAGGCATTTTGGTAATTTGATAAGGGCAAATAataatactcccttcattcgAAAGGAAAACAAATATAGTACTAGAGTACCATGAATCTGAATACtatattaggttttttttttaaatggagTAGTACATTGGATTATTGTAAAGCATATTGTAGGTCAAACTACAAAGTCCTCGGAATAATAATATGGCATTGGCAATACCAGATCAAAGCTCAATTTGATGATAGATTGTCTTCATTAGATCAGTACCTTAAACCTGAATAATACTACAGCTTCTTGGAGGAGAAGGACcttgtcatcttcttcttcctccttccagAAGAGGATATTAGTATACGCTTGTCCTCTCATAGCACATGAACCAAACAACCCATTCTTTTGTGTCCGgttacaaatatattatttcATCCTTTAAGAAATAAATGTGAACATGTGAACTGCTATATGTCGTTGGGCTACTCAATAAAAAGGTGATTGATACATCATACAAGAGGGGGAATCTAACGTGATAATAGTCCCATAACATTGCTACACTTTTGTTGTCTTTTGCATACCCACACACAAATAGAAACCTTCAAGTTACACAGGTCATCATACTGTTATATGAACTTTCAGAAAATTAAAACTGCAATCCAACTCTGCAGCCATCATTCAGTCAAAAATTATTCCAGCCTATCATCAAAGCATAAGCAAAACCTAGTATCGAGCCATTATTGTACAAAACCAAGTGTCATCGGTTCAGTATAGAGGGCTAGAGGCGGACATGGAGCCAATTCTAAACCATGTTCTTAGGATCAAAACCAAGTGTCATCAGTTCAGTATAGAGGCGGACATGGAGCCAATTCTAAACCCTGTTCTTAGGATCCCGCGGTGGATGAGTTCCCAGCATCATTTTTCTTCATGTCTTCAAACTTATCAATGGCGACCTGCAGCTCATCTGTGCCTCCCACCGCTCTCATGGTGTAGTAATACACGCCGAGGACGAAAGCAGACAGTCCTCCAGCCACCACAAAGTTCTTGGTCTTGGGTGCCAGGCTGCCGAATCCCGCCATCTTTAGTTTGCACCGGTTGTTGCAGAAACTGAAGAAGAGAATGTTACAGAAACAGGAAGAAGTGGTGCCACACTGATGCCAGTTGACCTTTAGCCAAGGCACAGAGCTATATGGGATATATGAATTTAAACTGAAGATAGATATGGTTTGCTGATGTAGCCTCAAGactaagaccctgtttagatgcgactaaaacttttaagtccctatcacatcggatgtttggacactaattataaatattaaacgtagactattaataaaacccatccataatcttggactaattcacgagacgaatctattgagcctaattaatccataattagcctatgtgatgctacagtaaacattctctaattatgaattaattaggcttaaaaaatttgtctcgcaaattagcatttatttatgtaattagttttgtaagtagtctatatttaatactttaaattagtgtctaaatacagagactaaagttaagtccctggatccaaacaccacctaaactAGTGTTTGTCTTTAAATCACAGTATAACTAAAAGTGGGAATTTGTAATACAAGTTCCGATTATACTAGAAAACACTCGAGCTAGTCAGTGCTAGAATATCAATCCTGGACAGAACCCATCTGCTACAAGTGCAGCTGGCAATGGCAAGTTCGAGAGCATAACATTAGCTTACTTAGCAGTGGGGAGGGGATTGAACCATACCAGAACATAGCCTAGATTGATTTGGACATGGAAAAGGAAAAGACTTACCTCACAGCAGTAAATTTTGAGAGATTAATAATTTTAGACCAAAGAAAGATTAGAGATTTAAACTAGGTTTGATGGTTGGAGTTTGGCTAGACTAGTAATTTCGGGTGTTTACTGTTTAGGGAGAGTATTTGATCTccctaaaataaaaaataagctaTCATATTCAGAGTGAAGGGCCTTAGTATTAGAGCGTAGAAACTCATCATCACCTGTTTCAGCTACTGATGATGTTAGTACACTAAAATCATAAATATCTCAGAGCTCCTTTTATACTGGATTTATAGTGgtacccaaaaaccaaaggCAGTAATTGTGTAGAAAGCAAAGATTTTCATATTATCGGCACAGACAGGTCTctgtattgtttttttttgttcagaTTCAGAGTTGGTTTGTAAAAAGACTCCCTCGCTCTAATATACTCCTAGGCAGAGTAGGAAATTGACTAGGAAAGGATGTAAGCAAACATCAGATCCATCGCAATAAACTTTGGCCTACACCATGCATGAGAATGAGATgaagaaatccccaaaagatAGATAAGGATGAGCAAGTCTCCAGATGAGAGATCcggctaagttttttttttacctttggcgaggagggagggagggctGTTGGGGGTTGgtgaggatgcggcggcggaggaggagagagtggggtggaggaaggcggcgccaggcgagcgagagagagaggtctTCGTCTTCGAGGATGAGGAGGTCGGTTTCCTGTTCCTCCCACTCCCAGTGGGCCAATGGGCCTTGCTGGGCTGGGCTAAACTGCAAGCCGGCCCGATGAGATGAACTTCACCGCAGGAGCGCGCCAAGGCCAAGGAGAAGGGGGTGTTGCCGTTGCCGTGGTGGtcatggtcgtcgtcgtccatcttTTTTCCAGTGGCGGCGGAATGGCCGCAGCAGTCGCAGCCTCCTCAACAGCTCTTCATCCTCGGCGGCGGATAACCGACCGGCTTCCTGCAAAAGATAGCAGGCTTCATCAATAAATAAAGAGAAGAAGTGATCGTTAATACGACTCATCAACGCATGCAACGACCTCAAGTACTTTGTTGACCCTTGTCTCAAATCTCACCGACTTTGCCAACTATACTACTTCAGATCAGGTTTGTTCATACTCCATCCATATGCATCCCATCCCGACAGGCAGAGGGGCGGACAAACATAACAAACTTAATTTGTGACGAGTTTGTTGAACATTAATTTTCTCCTCTTGTTTGAATATTAGTAATGGAGAGCAGTAATAATCACACAATATATAGTTCATTGACAAATAGAACAAAAAGTAACACTTTATATAGGAATATATcacaagaaaagaagagaggagattGGTCGGCAGTGGCACAGTGGCAGGCAAGCAAGCAGAACAAGAGGCCGGGAAGCAGGCGCCCTTTCTTTTGGATGCATGTCGTTGGAAGCAAACAAAGCTTTAGCATCCAATTTCCAGTGATCCAGTCCAACCATGGCGatggaggaaggagaaggccaCAGGAGAGCAGGATGTAGAAGATGGCGGGAGGGAATGGCAGAGGCCCGCTTCCCGCCAAAAGCCTATCTCTGCGACTCGTGTCTCCGTGTGCGTGTGCTTGCGTGCTGTTACTGTACTCCATACAGTACGCTGGTGAGGTGATGTGCGTACACATTTTTTTGGTGCGTGCAGCCGTGCACGTTGCACCCCACTACCATCCCTGCTTTTGCGCTAGTACCACCACATTCCTATGCAGCTCGTGATCCAGCCCTTACAGAGCTACGAGTACAATTTCCCCATCTTTGATGATTTCCCTGTGCCCCTtcgtaactactccctccgaaaaaaaaaaaaaaaaaaaggaaaaaagacaaaccctggtttccgtgcttaacgtttgaccgttcatcttatttaaaaaaattatgaaaaaaattaaaaagataagtcacacataaaatattaatcatgttttatcatctaacaacaatgaaaatacgaattataaaaaaatttcatataagacggacagtcaaagttggacacggaaactcgtggtttgtcttttttgacggagggagtagtccatccgtcctctaatataacaaattttaaCATTTCACTTGAATtgtttaatcattcatcttattaaaaaaaatagaattattatttattttatttgtgacttactttattatcaaaagtactttaaacacaacttttcgttttttatatttacacaactttttcaaataagataagTGGTCAAGCAGTGcaaacaaaatatcaaaatccattatattagaggatgaagggagtactccctctatcaaaaaaacgaatctaggattgtatgtccaaattcgtagtattaggatatgtcacatccaatacTAGGTTggatttttatgggacggagggagtactcctatACAGGCCCTGTTTAGTCCCTAacaaaaatttttcaccctgtcacatcgaatatttggacatatgcatgaagtattaaatatagaaaaaaactaatttcatagaccacatgtaaattgcaagacgaatcttttaagcctaaatgcgccatgatttaacaatgtggtgctacagcaagcatttgctaataacagattaattagacttaataataaattcgtctcgcagtttacaggcagaatctgtaatttgttttgttattagactgcgtttaatacttcaaatgttcAAATGTATGTTCGTATATACGATGTAACACGCCAAAACATTTTACCCCTGAAACTAAACAGTGCCATATTTGAaaggaatatttttttatctatgaTAGAGagcttatattatatttaagtTCCAAACCAAATTTCCCTCCCATATTACATGCATACTACACTgaggtggtgtttgggaaggagggaatTATGCTTTTGTGTGTTAGTCCCTActtcccaaacaccacctgaTACACACCACTATTTATTACATACTCTTTATTTTTCAGATTCGCAACTAATATGCATCATATCtaactaaaatttttttatattttaaaatgaatgAATAGGTAAGTGATTTTGATATTTCCAATACTCATACCCTACTATGAGAGTATACATTAATATGGTTTTTCTTAGACAAAACGATATTGTGTTTGATTTGTGTTATAATAGGTGTATAATATGGTCCTCATCGGATGGCCAAATGTTTTGGCTGATCAGCCAAAACTGCCTCTAATTCAGCTAAATTTCAATGTATATTGGTTAGCTTATTTTGCTTAAATGGCTGATCAGCCAAAGCATCTGGCCATCTGATGAGGCCATATATGTTCTACCACCATTTAGTTACAGTTTACAGTAGACTTAGGTTTTTTTAAATCACTGCTTGATTAAAACcaataaaacaacttataataccTTAAAGATAGTGACTTACTATCTATAATTGACAATAATACGCATAACTATTATTTTCTTCTCAATGCTTTATAAGTTGTATGTAGTCTTTGTGTTTTTCTCATATTGAAAAATCAGAATGTCTAAAATCAACTTTGATCGTTGCGTCGATCGAATTCCACACACATCATTGTCGAGAACAGGCATcaaaccaaaacaaaaattgATGTTAGAGAGTAACTGAGCCGCTATAGGCCATAGCCATCGAAGCCGATCTGTCGAAGACAGAAGTTATCCAGAACACCCATTAACATGAAACCTACAATACGACATCTCAAAAAATATCATAGCATCTAGAGTATCATCGTCACTATTCTAAATATCCTAAAAACCATAACTAAGTTTTCAGCTAGAGAGTCCACACTGAGACACGGGATGTCAGTGATATCACCTTTAGGAAGGTATATGGCATCCACAAACTATTGTTGGTGTTGATGCTCTTAGCGATGATAGTCCCAGCCCCAGGTATGCAACGATACAAGCTTGACCTCCTCTTCCATGTCGAGTGGCAACACCAGCTTTCCTAACCACTACGGATACGATCAAGGATGGCTTGCCAATGCACCAGGCCACAAGATAATGAGAGTAGGGgcttgtttggcacagctccagctccagctccaccctcCTGGAGCTCAGTCAAACAATTTCAGCTCTACCAAAACTAGGAgtagagctctctcacaaaacgTATTAGAgctgtggagctgggttttgaCAGCTCCACAATTCCACTCCAGACTTAACTCCtagagttatatttaggagttggagctgtaccaaacaggccctagtTGTTGGTTCGCTCCGCCTTTTATGCTACTGTGGAGAAGCTAACATGTCGAAAACAATCTTACAgcaaatctattatattagtAGATtagttttaatataaattattctTGGGCCATTTACATGTCACGCTGTAAATACATTCAGGttatctataatttttatatatttaagttAAACGGTTGATATTATTATTTGTAAgagttttgtaaaaaaaaatagatgtaggctgtgtttagttggatccaaagtttgggttttggttgaaattagatatgatgtgactgaaaagttatgtgtatgacatgttgatgtgatagaaaagtagTGAAGTTTAGATCCACACAGCCGTAGTAGTGCTCATTCAGAAATAAAGCTGTAGCCGAAGAAACAGCAGGTTGCATTTTCGGTTTCATTTGTCCATTTTATTTAAACTAAAGAGAGACAACACTGACAGGAAAAGGACACCAGTTTTCAAGAGTGGAggtgctactactactagtggCTAATAAAATGCATTTCCCACTGGTAATAATCCATCACCAGTGAGAAAGAAGACCTCTTTAATTGTATTCCCAAGACAACAAGACACGGAGGCGCAGGCAGAGcaagaggaagggaggaggaggagcactcACCAAGAATCCAATAACCAAGCAAAGATGCTGCCGCTGCCGTTCCTGCCACCGTCTTAGCTGGCCCCCCTACACTGGCCAGGGCCAGGATCATCACTGCACTTGTGCACAGTCTCtgtgaggagaggagggagtagAGAAACCTCCCCAAAACCCATCCTTTGTTTTTGCACTTGCAACGGCAAACCTACCTCCATGGCGATGGCAATGGCAATGCCGTCGTCTTCCCCacccctcttcttctccttgcTCAATCTcatgctgctgcttcttcttcttgca
This window encodes:
- the LOC4337545 gene encoding uncharacterized protein codes for the protein MAGFGSLAPKTKNFVVAGGLSAFVLGVYYYTMRAVGGTDELQVAIDKFEDMKKNDAGNSSTAGS